In Methanoregula formicica SMSP, the DNA window AGCGGGATGAGGCCTGCATCAGCCATTCCCCCGGATACGTTCTCCACGATTATTGTTCCGTGGAGTCCCATGGTCATCATCTCCTCGTCTGAATAGCCGGAGATCTTGTTGATGCGGTGATTTGTGTACACCACCTTGTCGTTCTCGACAATGATGAGGCCGTCCTGGATATTCTCTGCCATCATCCGGAACCGCTGCTCGCTCTCGCGGACCTTTGCCTCCTGGTTTTTCAGCTCTGTGATATCGGTAAAGACGACGAAATTGTAGAGGATACTCCCGCGCCTGACGGCATTAATACGGATGTAGACAAACCGTTTCTCGCCATCTTTCCTGATGATCCACATCTTGAGATCGCCCGGGGACTCCGGGTGCGATTCGATGTCCCGGATTCGCCGTGTCACTTCGTCACGACACTCCTGAGGGATGATGGAGAGCGTGTTCATTGTCCAGAGCTCCTTGAAGGAATACCCGGTTATCTCGGCAATACGACGATTTGCGTACACGGTCTTCCCGTTCTCAAAGATGATGAGGCCGTCCCGGATGTTCTCTGCCATCATCCGGAACCGCTCTTCGCTCTCCCGGATCTCGCGCTCGGCAAGGATGCGTTCCGTCACATCCTCAAGCACCAGGGTGATCCCTTTTCCCCCGTCATCGAATACCGTGGGGATGCACTTCTGGTGAAAAATCCGTTCCTCTTTGCCTTTCACGAGGAAGGTGACGGTTGTCTCTGCCTTTTTTTTCTCCTTTGAGATGCTGTCCAGCAGCTCGTGAACATCCACTTCGGGAGACTGGAGAAACGAGATATTCTTCCCGACAGCCTCCTCCCGGGAAAGGTGGAGCAGGGTCAGGAAATTTGCATTGACATCGATGATCCGGAATTCGTCATCCAGCACCATGATGAGCTCCTTTGAGTAGCTCAGCATGGCGGAGAGCGGGACGCGCTGGGAAAGTGTGTACACCTTTGCCATGCCATAGGTCCGCATATCGACCTGCCCGGAGATAAGCAGGATATCCAGGTAACGCCCGATGGTATTCTTGTTCTTTTTGAGCGCTTTGGAGATGTCGGTGACACTCATGCCATTTTGGTTCTTTTTCAAAAGCTCCCGTATTGCGCCGAGTTCCTGCTGGTAATCCTGCATCATGGCTGTGAACATGCCCGGAGGCGTTGTAGGTAATCTATTGACCTCCAAAATTTATAAGTGTTATGAATCATCAGGATGTATAATCTATTAGTGAATAGTTTAAATACAAACAACGATAACACTACACTGTAGTGTATGCAGCATTCCCTGCTGCAACCCTATTTCAGAAGGATTAAAAAACATCGGAATCAGGAGTAATTTGTATGGTGTCTGTTGACATTATTTCCCGTGGATTGGAAAACGTAGTGGCAGTTCTTCCTGCCATCATTGGTGCAGTGATTGTTCTTCTTCTTGGCTGGATTGTCGGACGTGTGCTGGGCAAGGCAGTCCGTATCATCGTCGACAAGGCCATGGCCGCTGTATCGACCGCCCCCGTGATCGGGGAATCAGATGTGGGAAAGACCGTAGCAACATCGCATGTGTCGCTGGGCTATCTGGGCGACATCACCATGCGCTGTGTCGTGTACCTTATCGCAATCCTTGCGGCAGTTGACATCCTCAACCTCGACTACCTCAGCAAGTTCATGACGCAGGTCCTCGAGTACATTCCGCATGTTGTCGCATTCGTGATCATCCTTGTCGTGGGTATTATCCTTGTCGATTACTTCATCGACTTCTTCAGGAAGTATTCGCAGACCTCGCAGATCGAACTGGTCACCCCGGTTCTCGTCCTGCTCCGGCTCTTCCTGTACTTCGTTGTTGTCATGCTTGCACTCTCGCAGCTCATGCTTGACCTCACGATCATCTACACGATCATCACGCCCATCTTCTGGGGCATCGGTATCGGCCTTGGCGCCTCGATCGCAATCGTTGTCTGGTTCGGTATGAAGAACCGCAGCGAACAGATCATGGACAAGGTCGTGGAATCAATCACAAAGTAAGGATCACAAAAAAAGACCCTGTATTCTTGTGCAG includes these proteins:
- a CDS encoding PAS domain-containing protein; translation: MMQDYQQELGAIRELLKKNQNGMSVTDISKALKKNKNTIGRYLDILLISGQVDMRTYGMAKVYTLSQRVPLSAMLSYSKELIMVLDDEFRIIDVNANFLTLLHLSREEAVGKNISFLQSPEVDVHELLDSISKEKKKAETTVTFLVKGKEERIFHQKCIPTVFDDGGKGITLVLEDVTERILAEREIRESEERFRMMAENIRDGLIIFENGKTVYANRRIAEITGYSFKELWTMNTLSIIPQECRDEVTRRIRDIESHPESPGDLKMWIIRKDGEKRFVYIRINAVRRGSILYNFVVFTDITELKNQEAKVRESEQRFRMMAENIQDGLIIVENDKVVYTNHRINKISGYSDEEMMTMGLHGTIIVENVSGGMADAGLIPLSEKTKIEEIIKSVEPDSGVPGEFRIWIRRKDGIPRFIHGKVTAARQGSVTSTYITIADITDFAERENALRQRIDALQDLLR
- a CDS encoding mechanosensitive ion channel family protein, translating into MVSVDIISRGLENVVAVLPAIIGAVIVLLLGWIVGRVLGKAVRIIVDKAMAAVSTAPVIGESDVGKTVATSHVSLGYLGDITMRCVVYLIAILAAVDILNLDYLSKFMTQVLEYIPHVVAFVIILVVGIILVDYFIDFFRKYSQTSQIELVTPVLVLLRLFLYFVVVMLALSQLMLDLTIIYTIITPIFWGIGIGLGASIAIVVWFGMKNRSEQIMDKVVESITK